The following are encoded together in the Sphingomicrobium clamense genome:
- a CDS encoding sensor histidine kinase: MPVSARLNAELCLVEADAAVQALQLAAGADPNGPIAPPQMAAIARLARELGEPVSRLAHVATPSGDAQLWVSIVPEGDGFKLDVEQWREMVSTGPRFEAVELPEEAEDFDGILIDERFRIVSVHGSAVPWFEKHVGQSLVLVVQFSEDSGGIPAVEAMSAREAYNGLPGRLRADKRPLTLSGEPQHDGDRFTGYRIEVSVEEEKTSEPAPSDAGGLDATLRSPLDRIIKAADQIVDRSDGPIRSDYADYAGDIATAGRHLLSVIRSMSEQVGVEREKVKLSVVAREAAGLVAAKAQDKRIDIEIEDDVSVVAIAERRATVQILVNILGNAIRHSPDGGTVAIVFDQDDRHAMVTIADQGPGIARADQKKIFEKFERLDAEEGTGAGLGLAISRRLAKSMDGDIELESASGEGARFTLCLPAAK; the protein is encoded by the coding sequence ATGCCCGTGAGTGCACGGCTTAATGCGGAGCTGTGCCTGGTTGAGGCGGATGCCGCGGTGCAGGCGCTGCAGCTTGCGGCCGGTGCAGATCCCAACGGGCCCATTGCCCCGCCGCAAATGGCGGCGATCGCGCGTCTCGCCCGCGAACTGGGCGAGCCCGTCTCGCGACTGGCGCATGTCGCCACGCCGAGCGGTGACGCACAATTGTGGGTGAGCATCGTGCCCGAAGGCGACGGATTCAAGCTGGATGTCGAGCAATGGCGGGAAATGGTGTCGACCGGCCCCCGTTTCGAAGCTGTAGAGCTGCCAGAAGAAGCCGAAGATTTCGACGGGATCCTGATCGACGAACGTTTTCGCATCGTTTCGGTCCACGGGTCTGCGGTGCCGTGGTTCGAAAAGCATGTCGGACAAAGTCTCGTCCTCGTCGTCCAATTTTCCGAAGATTCGGGCGGAATACCAGCCGTCGAAGCGATGTCGGCCCGCGAAGCCTATAATGGGCTGCCGGGACGGCTTCGCGCCGACAAACGCCCGCTGACCCTTTCGGGCGAGCCGCAACATGATGGCGATCGCTTCACGGGCTATCGGATCGAGGTGTCAGTCGAGGAGGAAAAGACTTCCGAACCCGCGCCTTCCGACGCTGGCGGGCTCGACGCCACGCTGCGATCACCGCTCGACCGCATTATCAAGGCCGCCGACCAGATCGTCGACCGGTCCGACGGGCCGATCCGATCCGACTATGCCGATTATGCCGGCGATATCGCGACCGCGGGGCGCCACCTCCTTTCGGTGATCCGCTCGATGAGCGAACAGGTCGGCGTCGAGCGCGAGAAGGTCAAGTTGTCGGTTGTCGCGCGCGAGGCGGCGGGGCTGGTCGCTGCAAAGGCGCAGGACAAGCGGATCGATATCGAAATCGAGGATGACGTCAGCGTCGTGGCGATCGCCGAACGACGCGCGACGGTCCAGATCCTCGTCAACATTCTTGGCAATGCGATCCGTCATTCGCCCGACGGCGGCACGGTGGCCATCGTGTTCGACCAGGACGATCGGCACGCCATGGTGACGATTGCGGACCAGGGGCCCGGTATTGCTCGCGCCGACCAGAAAAAGATTTTCGAAAAGTTCGAACGGCTCGATGCCGAAGAGGGAACGGGGGCCGGGCTCGGACTCGCCATTTCGCGGCGCCTCGCCAAGTCGATGGACGGAGACATCGAGCTGGAGAGTGCTTCGGGAGAAGGCGCGCGCTTCACGCTCTGCCTGCCGGCCGCCAAATAG